A stretch of Carya illinoinensis cultivar Pawnee chromosome 14, C.illinoinensisPawnee_v1, whole genome shotgun sequence DNA encodes these proteins:
- the LOC122293855 gene encoding TMV resistance protein N-like, whose protein sequence is MATQSPSSSTSEDTKKRKRDNSSCSEEDEKIITSFPTTSSTPRWKYEVFLCFYGEDTRKNFTDHLYVDLKRKGILVFRDDEALKQGEYISQALLKAIQESQYAIVIFSAKYAFSKWCLMELAEIVEWEEKKKLTILPIFYHVDPSDVRNQSGSFAEAFTAHEKDPKIDKKDTDMWKNALRKAGSIAGWNILHRYESIIIQEIGRRLSHELNSRFSRHDYDKLVAIDSHVDKMMELLDMESNDVRFIGIHGMGGVGKTMLAEIIYDRVSNSNCRFEGSSFISCIIENSTSAGDLSSLQKELFSTIMQEEIHVYNHHQGIG, encoded by the exons ATGGCCACTCAATCACCCTCCTCATCTACTTCCGAAGatactaagaaaagaaaaagagacaaTTCATCTTGTTcggaagaagatgaaaaaatcaTAACCTCTTTCCCAACTACTTCCTCGACGCCTCGATGGAAAtatgaagttttcctttgttTCTATGGTGAAGACACTCGCAAGAACTTTACGGATCATCTATATGTTGATTTAAAACGGAAAGGCATTCTCGTCTTTAGGGATGATGAAGCACTCAAGCAAGGGGAATACATTTCTCAAGCGCTTCTGAAAGCAATTCAAGAATCACAATACGCGATTGTTATTTTTTCGGCAAAATACGCTTTTTCCAAATGGTGCCTCATGGAACTTGCTGAGATAGTTGAatgggaggaaaagaaaaagctcaCAATTCTTCCTATTTTCTACCATGTGGATCCTTCTGACGTGAGAAATCAAAGTGGGTCATTTGCAGAAGCGTTCACTGCACATGAAAAAGATCCCAAGATAGACAAGAAAGATACGGATATGTGGAAAAATGCTTTGAGAAAAGCCGGCAGTATCGCCGGATGGAACATACTCCACAG GTACGAATCAATAATTATACAAGAAATCGGTAGACGTCTATCTCATGAGTTGAATTCTAGATTCTCACGTCATGATTACGATAAACTTGTTGCAATAGACTCCCATGTAGACAAAATGATGGAGTTATTGGATATGGAATCGAATGATGTTCGCTTTATAGGAATTCATGGGATGGGTGGCGTTGGTAAGACAATGCTGGCCGAAATAATTTATGATAGAGTTTCTAATTCTAATTGTCGATTTGAAGGAAGCAGCTTTATTTCTTGTATTATAGAAAATTCTACTAGTGCTGGTGATCTATCTTCTTTACAAAAAGAACTCTTTTCTACAATCATGCAAGAGGAAATACATGTATACAATCATCACCAGGGAATTGGATAA
- the LOC122293856 gene encoding disease resistance protein RUN1-like, giving the protein MKRLQNKRVFIVLDNVDSDEQMTTLAGDWKWFGPGSRVIITCRDSHLLIRNKVNDIYKVEQLETTKALQLFSLSAFDKTHPPKNYMDLSMDFVRYAQGLPLALKVLGRHVLFGRTNIDTWKSVRNQLEAIPNKKIMDVLQISLDGLQEMQKELFLDMACFFRGQHWVHYNFFEVLESFGHYHIDIDVLVENSLISKSKYGLLSMHDLLKELGREIVRRKCPDESGKCSRLFCWEDLCHVLKNDTGTNATKGIVVNFCPETKERLNAKAFSKMTKLRYVKFHHSQTLKWRGNPLKYMPTNELRYLEWSGYPLKSWPSSFQPKNLTVLRMSGSRIKQLWKGSIVLDNLKEFDVSFSKNLIETPDLTKAPNLEKINLKGCKSLCEVHPSIGSRKRLKNLQLHKCSSLEKLPELRRKLMRDPTYDIESLVEYQMEGKFSTDVVCIDFDSKGEKILDMAGGIVGKLYGNVMISGWSLGFNIPKWVRYKSNGSSVTIDLDGITNPEMGCAFFIVCDSDKFFSLDEEASISSLFKEWDYHFSSVSPKLSFERDEEECREECSFEYFLIPRLLDDCLIKTIGFWVYIPVILQFLRVLDIRRRLIKISFETGRYENGSVKFNEAKECGVHLVCPDDGANSEFFNSIAPFRHSGSSNSYSNSDFHRRYSCAIYEKTEEAPWPDVMIRRVNQHAPT; this is encoded by the exons ATGAAGAGGCTGCAGAATAAAAGGGTTTTTATTGTCCTTGATAATGTGGATAGTGACGAGCAAATGACGACATTAGCAGGGGATTGGAAATGGTTTGGTCCTGGGAGTAGGGTGATTATAACATGCAGAGATAGTCATCTGTTGATAAGaaataaagtgaatgatatcTATAAGGTTGAGCAGCTCGAAACAACAAAAGCTTTGCAACTCTTTAGTTTGTCAGCCTTCGACAAAACCCATCCTCCAAAGAATTACATGGATCTATCTATGGATTTTGTGAGGTATGCTCAAGGCCTTCCTTTAGCTCTTAAAGTTTTGGGACGTCATGTCTTATTTGGGAGAACAAATATAGATACATGGAAAAGTGTTAGGAATCAACTAGAAGCAattcctaataaaaaaattatggatgtaCTTCAAATAAGTTTGGATGGGCTGCAGGAAATGCAAAAAGAGTTATTTTTAGATATGGCGTGTTTTTTCCGAGGACAGCATTGGGTGCATTACAACTTTTTTGAGGTGTTAGAAAGTTTTGGTCATTATCACATCGACATTGACGTTCTCGTTGAGAATTCCCTCATAAGCAAATCAAAATATGGATTGTTGTCGATGCATGATTTGCTAAAAGAACTGGGCCGGGAAATAGTTCGCCGTAAATGCCCTGATGAATCTGGAAAATGTAGTAGACTGTTTTGTTGGGAGGATCTCTGTCATGTACTGAAGAATGATACT GGAACTAATGCAACTAAAGGCATAGTCGTGAATTTTTGTCCTGAAACGAAAGAGAGACTCAACGCCAAAGCATTTTCAAAGATGACAAAATTGAGATATGTTAAATTTCAtcattctcaaactttaaaatgGCGTGGAAACCCTTTAAAATACATGCCAACCAATGAGTTGCGATACCTAGAGTGGTCTGGATATCCTTTGAAATCTTGGCCGAGCAGTTTCCAACCAAAAAATCTTACTGTACTAAGAATGTCTGGCAGCCGCATCAAACAACTATGGAAGGGGTCGATA GTTTTAGACAATCTAAAAGAATTTGATGTGAGTTTTTCTAAGAATTTGATTGAAACACCAGATTTGACAAAAGCCCCAAATCTTGAGAAAATAAACCTGAAAGGTTGTAAAAGCTTGTGTGAGGTCCACCCATCCATCGGAAGTCGCAAACGATTAAAGAATTTGCAACTTCACAAATGTTCAAGCCTTGAGAAGTTGCCAGAACTGA GACGCAAGTTGATGAGAGATCCCACCTATGATATCGAATCACTTGTAGAATATCAGATGGAAGGAAAATTTTCAACAGATGTAGTGTGCATTGATTTTGATAGCAAAGGAGAAAAAATTTTAGACATGGCAGGTGGAATTGTTGGGAAATTATATGGCAATGTG ATGATAAGTGGGTGGTCGTTGGGATTCAATATCCCGAAGTGGGTCCGGTATAAAAGTAATGGCTCCTCTGTAACGATAGATTTGGATGGTATTACGAATCCGGAGATGGGGTGTGCTTTCTTTATTGTTTGTGATTCTGATAAATTCTTTTCCCTTGATGAAGAagcttcaatttcttcgttATTTAAGGAATGGGATTATCATTTTTCATCGGTGAGTCCTAAATTATCCTTTGAGAGGGATGAAGAAGAATGTCGGGAGGAATGTTCTTTTGAATACTTTTTAATTCCTCGTCTCTTGGACGACTGTTTAATTAAGACAATTGGATTTTGGGTGTATATACCGGTGATTTTGCAGTTTTTGCGAGTTTTGGATATACGGAGGAGGCTCATAAAGATTTCATTTGAAACAGGCCGTTATGAGAATGGTTCTGTGAAATTCAATGAAGCGAAAGAATGCGGGGTGCATTTAGTATGTCCAGATGATGGTGCTAATTCTGAGTTCTTTAATAGCATTGCTCCTTTTCGCCACTCGGGATCTTCAAATTCATATTCAAATTCAGATTTCCATCGTCGATATAGCTGTGCAATATATGAAAAAACAGAGGAAGCACCATGGCCGGATGTCATGATTAGGCGAGTGAACCAACATGCACCAACTTAA